A stretch of the Arthrobacter stackebrandtii genome encodes the following:
- a CDS encoding L,D-transpeptidase, translating into MTQPDQNRKPRRGLKIALFAVVAVAIATGGVGAATAHSWLPPASSTAAQPASAPPTTPAAKPVTLAMVPETGATFVNPAAEVTALAENATVYSAVLKETASGESTDGELFVSGRKWVSGGPLKFATDYTFSVTTQDEAGKLDTTVSTFSTVPASNEADLAMFPAADSTVGVAQPLQFTFSEPVANKEAVEKAISITASSGQKGAFRWYSDTLLRYRAEDFWAANTKLTVDMKLFGVDFGNGMIGNFNKTNVVQIGNRVEMVADAANLQASIYINGALVKQYPVTMGDERFPSASGYLVVLSDKQRYAHFVASTIGLKPGDPANYGEVDVEYATRLTPSGEFIHQATDSAAPYLGQVNLSHGCIGMSAEGASWVFANMNTGDLVRVVGSPNETIAPTDGFGDWNIPFEQYAQR; encoded by the coding sequence ATGACCCAGCCCGACCAGAACAGGAAGCCCCGCCGGGGCCTGAAGATCGCGTTGTTCGCGGTCGTTGCCGTGGCAATTGCCACCGGCGGCGTCGGCGCGGCAACTGCACACTCCTGGCTGCCTCCGGCTTCATCCACGGCTGCACAACCCGCGTCGGCCCCGCCAACCACCCCTGCGGCGAAGCCGGTGACGCTGGCCATGGTCCCGGAAACCGGGGCCACCTTCGTCAATCCGGCGGCCGAGGTGACTGCCCTCGCTGAAAACGCCACCGTCTACAGCGCCGTGCTGAAGGAGACTGCCTCGGGGGAGTCCACCGACGGCGAGCTGTTCGTCAGCGGACGCAAATGGGTCAGCGGCGGGCCCCTCAAGTTCGCCACCGACTACACCTTCTCCGTCACCACCCAGGACGAGGCCGGAAAACTCGACACCACTGTCAGCACCTTCAGCACGGTGCCGGCGTCGAATGAGGCCGACCTGGCCATGTTCCCGGCCGCCGACTCCACAGTTGGGGTGGCGCAGCCGCTGCAGTTCACGTTCAGCGAGCCGGTGGCCAACAAGGAAGCCGTGGAGAAGGCCATCTCCATCACGGCCTCCTCCGGGCAGAAGGGCGCCTTCCGCTGGTACTCGGACACGCTGCTGCGCTACCGGGCGGAGGATTTCTGGGCGGCAAACACCAAGCTGACCGTGGACATGAAGCTCTTCGGCGTCGACTTCGGCAACGGCATGATCGGCAACTTCAACAAGACGAACGTCGTCCAGATTGGAAACCGTGTGGAGATGGTGGCCGACGCCGCCAACCTGCAGGCCAGCATCTACATCAACGGCGCGCTCGTGAAGCAGTACCCGGTGACCATGGGTGATGAGCGCTTCCCCTCCGCCTCCGGCTACCTCGTGGTGCTGTCGGACAAGCAGCGATACGCCCACTTCGTTGCCTCCACCATCGGCCTCAAGCCCGGCGACCCGGCCAACTACGGCGAGGTCGACGTCGAATACGCCACCCGGCTCACACCCAGCGGCGAGTTCATCCACCAGGCCACAGACAGCGCCGCCCCGTACCTGGGCCAGGTCAACCTGTCGCACGGCTGCATCGGCATGTCGGCCGAAGGGGCAAGCTGGGTGTTCGCCAACATGAACACCGGCGACCTCGTCCGCGTGGTGGGCAGCCCCAACGAGACCATCGCACCCACGGACGGCTTCGGCGACTGGAACATTCCCTTCGAGCAGTACGCACAGCGTTAG
- a CDS encoding L,D-transpeptidase, producing the protein MAVGNVTGGARKGWRNTLMSLLTIGMAATIAACSVVGQAPAGPGDPAASADAPSQAPATTKPAAKPASVSVSPEDGADFVNPVSEISAEVTDGTVVSAILSETDSGVVTDGELSVSDTKWVAGSPLKFDMKYTFKVTAVDAGGTESSKVTTFTTVPPSHEANAVLYPNADAQVGVAQPLQWSFSEPVLNKEAVENAIKVTTATGQVGAFRWYSDTLLRYRAADYWPANTQVNVDMQLFGLDFGNGMIGNFNKNYNVNIGNKVVMEADAAAHTVNILVNDQVVQSYPATLGDENFPSASGYMVLTSDFQRHATFKASSIGLNPGDPGDYGSVDVEYAIRLSNSGIFIHQATESAQPYLGVANLSHGCIGLGPDAASWVFSNMGPGDIVHTVGTPNETIAPTDGFGDWNFTFEEYASR; encoded by the coding sequence ATGGCTGTGGGTAATGTGACCGGCGGGGCCCGCAAGGGCTGGCGGAACACCTTGATGTCGTTGCTCACCATCGGCATGGCGGCCACGATCGCCGCGTGTTCCGTCGTCGGCCAGGCACCCGCCGGCCCCGGTGATCCTGCAGCCTCGGCGGACGCGCCCTCCCAGGCCCCCGCCACCACCAAGCCCGCCGCCAAGCCGGCCTCCGTCAGTGTCAGCCCGGAAGACGGTGCCGACTTCGTCAACCCCGTCAGCGAGATTTCAGCCGAGGTCACCGACGGCACCGTCGTCTCCGCGATCCTGTCCGAAACCGACAGCGGAGTCGTCACCGACGGCGAACTGTCCGTCAGCGACACCAAGTGGGTTGCCGGCTCGCCGCTGAAGTTCGACATGAAGTACACCTTCAAGGTCACGGCCGTCGATGCCGGCGGAACCGAGAGCAGCAAGGTCACCACCTTCACCACGGTGCCGCCCTCGCACGAGGCCAACGCCGTGCTGTACCCCAACGCCGACGCCCAGGTCGGCGTGGCGCAGCCGCTGCAGTGGTCGTTCAGCGAACCGGTCCTTAATAAGGAAGCTGTGGAGAACGCCATAAAGGTCACCACCGCCACCGGCCAGGTCGGCGCCTTCCGCTGGTACTCGGACACCCTCCTGCGCTACCGCGCCGCCGACTACTGGCCCGCCAACACGCAGGTCAACGTGGACATGCAGCTGTTCGGCCTCGACTTCGGCAACGGCATGATCGGCAACTTCAACAAGAACTACAACGTAAACATCGGCAACAAGGTGGTCATGGAAGCCGACGCCGCCGCCCACACCGTCAACATCCTGGTCAACGACCAGGTGGTGCAGAGCTACCCGGCCACCCTGGGCGACGAGAACTTCCCGTCGGCCTCCGGCTACATGGTGCTCACCAGCGACTTCCAGCGCCACGCCACGTTCAAGGCCTCCAGCATTGGCCTGAACCCGGGCGATCCCGGCGACTACGGCTCCGTCGACGTCGAGTACGCCATCCGCCTCTCCAACAGCGGCATCTTCATCCACCAGGCCACCGAGTCGGCCCAGCCGTACCTCGGCGTCGCCAACCTGTCCCACGGCTGCATCGGCCTTGGCCCCGACGCCGCCTCCTGGGTGTTCTCCAACATGGGCCCGGGCGACATCGTCCACACGGTTGGCACGCCCAACGAGACCATCGCCCCCACGGACGGCTTCGGCGACTGGAACTTCACCTTCGAGGAATACGCCTCGCGGTAA